In one Leptogranulimonas caecicola genomic region, the following are encoded:
- the amrS gene encoding AmmeMemoRadiSam system radical SAM enzyme, producing the protein MFREAASFSANTPLNPQAAPASAAPQDTQKPLRATCECCPHRCSMAPGATGACRARTNVGGRVVDENFGRVTSVAVDPIEKKPLARFRPGTLVLSVGSYGCNLRCPWCQNHCIAQAGAARAPWRYLSPQDLAATAADMAASDPEVAGVAYTYNEPLCGFEYVRSCAELVHGAGLCNVLVSNGCFEAPVIDAVAPLMDAVNIDLKCFNAQGYAQIGGDLECVKAAIAAFAATPSCHVEITSLIVPGFNDSPEEMEAQCRWLAQIDPSIVLHITRFFPAFRCTQLEPTPCEDIYRLRDIAHAHLRWVYTGNC; encoded by the coding sequence ATGTTTAGGGAGGCTGCGTCCTTCTCGGCCAACACGCCGCTCAACCCCCAAGCCGCTCCCGCCTCAGCAGCGCCCCAGGATACCCAGAAACCCCTCCGCGCCACCTGCGAGTGCTGCCCTCATAGGTGCTCGATGGCTCCCGGCGCCACCGGGGCATGTCGGGCGCGCACCAACGTGGGCGGCCGGGTGGTCGACGAGAACTTTGGGCGCGTGACCTCGGTGGCGGTGGATCCCATAGAGAAGAAGCCCCTGGCCAGGTTTAGGCCGGGCACACTGGTGCTTTCGGTGGGATCCTACGGCTGCAACCTGCGATGCCCCTGGTGCCAGAACCACTGCATCGCCCAGGCGGGAGCCGCTCGGGCGCCCTGGCGTTATCTGTCGCCCCAGGATTTGGCAGCCACCGCAGCAGACATGGCCGCCTCCGATCCCGAGGTTGCCGGCGTGGCCTACACCTACAACGAGCCCCTCTGCGGTTTCGAATACGTGCGCTCCTGCGCCGAGCTGGTCCACGGCGCAGGCCTCTGCAATGTGCTGGTGTCCAACGGGTGCTTTGAGGCGCCTGTCATCGACGCCGTAGCCCCTCTTATGGACGCCGTGAACATCGACCTTAAATGCTTCAATGCCCAGGGCTACGCGCAGATTGGCGGCGACTTGGAGTGCGTCAAAGCTGCCATTGCCGCCTTTGCGGCCACACCCAGCTGCCATGTGGAGATCACCAGCCTCATTGTTCCGGGGTTCAATGACTCGCCAGAAGAGATGGAGGCTCAGTGCCGTTGGCTGGCCCAAATAGACCCTTCCATCGTGCTCCACATCACGAGGTTCTTCCCGGCGTTTCGCTGCACTCAGTTGGAACCCACGCCGTGTGAGGACATCTATAGGCTCAGAGACATCGCCCATGCGCACCTTCGGTGGGTCTATACCGGCAACTGCTAG
- the yidC gene encoding membrane protein insertase YidC → MLEMLAAFFSTILDPCYTVTGNWWLAIVLFTIVTKILLLPISLWCQKNSLLVVSLMPQVNAIKVKHFGDKETIGEEQNKLYKQEGYHPLLSMLPLAIQVLILFGLVDVIRSIVASGEPGTALLGLVPVTDGGWSWIMPVLAAASSAILGAAQNHINPLQREQGKAEKASTNGLSIGLSAILGVSVASGMVFYWICSNLMAIVVQLACNLIMNPKKHVDYDALRASQAELQALEDLSASNKKWYEKNPLAKREREDIARFYDVVDKSIVFYSEGSGFYKYFRGAIEWLLEHSDIRIHYITNDPNDQVFEIHQSQPRLIPYYMSVQKLITVMMKMDCDVFVASLADLDNYYLKRSYVRKDIEYVDMLHHTTSMHLVGAANCHDHYDTIFCAGPHQIAETRASEKLRGVPAKNLVPIGYDLLDRERQEYRELQETLPKHSRPQATHRPQALIAPSWQEDNILDLCAADTINSLLEAGFDVTVRPHPEYVKRYGARWNALKERFSAVPEGQVTFEDDFSGESSIFAADVLLTDWSSIACEFSFTTDKPTLFIDTPMKVGNPDWQEIGLVPTEISLRNQIGQSVAVEDVASIGSIACSMVDEASQWHDRIEEVYDTFIFNHDHGGEAAGRYLLDAVLRAQAQKGKKGEGLTPPVPRRATPDAPYTQDPQDAADAQEVAEAQDANDAQAAEKGAPPVSPDVSEKPYTPKHFAKPSQQEDSHE, encoded by the coding sequence ATGCTGGAAATGCTGGCTGCTTTCTTTAGCACCATTCTGGATCCGTGCTATACGGTCACCGGTAACTGGTGGTTGGCCATTGTGCTGTTCACCATTGTCACCAAGATCCTGCTTTTGCCCATCTCGCTCTGGTGCCAAAAGAACTCGCTTTTGGTGGTGAGCCTGATGCCCCAGGTAAATGCCATCAAAGTGAAGCACTTTGGCGACAAGGAGACCATCGGCGAGGAGCAGAACAAGCTCTATAAGCAGGAGGGCTATCATCCTCTGCTTTCCATGCTGCCTCTGGCCATCCAGGTGCTCATCCTCTTTGGCTTGGTAGACGTCATTCGTTCCATCGTAGCCTCGGGCGAGCCGGGAACGGCGCTTTTGGGTCTTGTGCCGGTAACCGACGGCGGCTGGTCATGGATCATGCCGGTGTTGGCAGCGGCCTCCTCGGCCATCTTGGGAGCGGCCCAAAACCACATCAACCCTCTCCAGCGAGAGCAGGGCAAAGCGGAGAAGGCCTCCACCAACGGCCTCTCCATTGGCCTGTCTGCCATACTGGGGGTCTCGGTGGCCAGCGGCATGGTCTTCTACTGGATCTGCTCCAACCTCATGGCTATCGTGGTGCAGCTGGCCTGCAACCTCATCATGAATCCCAAGAAGCACGTGGACTACGACGCGTTGCGCGCCTCCCAAGCAGAGCTCCAGGCGCTGGAAGACCTCTCGGCCTCAAACAAGAAGTGGTACGAGAAAAACCCGCTGGCCAAGCGCGAGCGCGAGGACATCGCGCGCTTCTACGACGTGGTGGACAAATCCATCGTGTTCTATAGCGAGGGCAGCGGCTTTTACAAGTACTTTCGGGGCGCCATCGAGTGGCTGCTGGAGCACTCCGACATCCGCATCCACTACATCACCAACGACCCCAACGACCAGGTCTTTGAGATTCACCAAAGCCAGCCACGTCTCATTCCCTACTACATGAGTGTCCAAAAGCTCATCACCGTCATGATGAAGATGGATTGCGACGTCTTCGTGGCCTCCCTGGCAGACTTGGACAACTACTACCTCAAGCGCTCCTATGTGCGCAAAGACATCGAATACGTGGACATGCTGCACCACACCACCTCTATGCATCTGGTGGGCGCTGCCAACTGCCACGACCACTACGACACCATCTTTTGCGCCGGCCCCCACCAGATCGCCGAGACTCGCGCCTCCGAGAAGCTTCGCGGCGTGCCCGCGAAAAATCTTGTGCCCATCGGCTACGACCTGCTCGACCGAGAGCGCCAAGAGTATCGAGAGCTGCAAGAAACGCTCCCCAAGCACAGTCGCCCGCAAGCCACCCATCGCCCCCAGGCCCTCATCGCCCCCTCCTGGCAAGAGGACAACATCTTGGACCTCTGTGCCGCCGACACTATCAACTCATTGTTGGAGGCCGGCTTCGACGTGACCGTGCGCCCCCATCCGGAATATGTCAAACGCTATGGCGCCCGTTGGAACGCCCTCAAGGAGCGTTTCTCGGCAGTGCCCGAGGGCCAGGTCACCTTTGAGGACGACTTCTCCGGCGAGAGCTCCATCTTTGCGGCAGACGTGCTGCTCACCGACTGGTCTTCCATCGCCTGTGAGTTCTCCTTCACCACCGACAAGCCCACCCTCTTCATTGACACGCCCATGAAGGTGGGAAACCCTGACTGGCAAGAGATCGGCCTCGTGCCCACCGAGATCTCGCTGCGCAACCAGATTGGCCAGTCGGTGGCCGTGGAAGACGTGGCTTCCATCGGGTCTATCGCCTGCTCCATGGTGGACGAGGCCTCCCAGTGGCACGACCGCATCGAGGAAGTCTACGACACCTTCATCTTCAACCACGACCATGGCGGCGAGGCTGCAGGTCGCTACTTGTTAGATGCCGTGCTCAGGGCCCAAGCTCAGAAGGGCAAGAAGGGCGAGGGTCTCACTCCTCCCGTTCCTCGCCGGGCCACACCCGATGCCCCGTACACCCAGGATCCCCAGGACGCGGCAGATGCCCAAGAAGTCGCTGAGGCCCAGGATGCCAACGACGCCCAGGCTGCCGAGAAGGGCGCGCCGCCTGTTTCCCCAGACGTCTCTGAGAAGCCCTACACTCCCAAACATTTTGCAAAGCCTAGCCAGCAGGAGGACTCCCATGAATAA
- a CDS encoding YcxB family protein, whose translation MAATSSSSAASPKPLYHATYELTSLMTQDALSVLTPTGASNPAYIACALLLAAMLIYGFVLEPQTVVMVVMATLCAGLMVVGGRWSTYMLARLQRSGLNAVQLPEDGRRYIVDVWDDRLEVTQPSGEMGVYPFNDIKHVYSTSRLILVDMNTGELALIPAKALSTSRYESVRALLSAQK comes from the coding sequence ATGGCTGCCACGTCTTCTTCATCTGCGGCGTCACCCAAGCCGCTCTATCACGCCACCTACGAGCTCACCAGCCTGATGACGCAAGATGCGCTCTCGGTGCTTACGCCCACCGGCGCCTCCAACCCGGCTTATATCGCCTGCGCGCTGTTGCTGGCAGCCATGCTCATCTACGGGTTTGTGCTCGAGCCTCAAACGGTGGTGATGGTAGTGATGGCCACCCTCTGCGCAGGCCTCATGGTCGTTGGCGGCCGCTGGTCCACTTACATGCTGGCGAGGCTTCAGCGCTCCGGGCTCAATGCGGTGCAGCTGCCAGAAGACGGTCGCCGCTATATCGTGGACGTGTGGGATGACAGGCTGGAGGTGACTCAGCCCTCCGGCGAGATGGGGGTCTACCCCTTCAACGACATCAAGCATGTCTACAGCACGTCTCGACTCATCCTGGTGGACATGAATACCGGCGAGCTGGCACTCATCCCTGCCAAGGCGCTCTCCACCAGCCGCTACGAGTCAGTGCGCGCTTTGCTTTCCGCCCAAAAGTAA
- a CDS encoding LicD family protein, with protein METTPYPGDSLDRLHHELLEMLKVFDQACKDAHLTYFIEGGTALGALRHGGFIPWDDDVDVSMPTDDYTRMLEVLPRYLPEDYSLHTWKNTPHYTRLWATLWKDGTRFQDSVAVEAGMEQGIFLDIFRLVRLDRDPGIAARQRRRLLFWQRMAYLKYLAHPHNVPNRALELACEAAHGVVRHMSMAYIAQMFERACHTENPGDLMVDATYADYEPIPAQDLLPPVPIKFEGVELMGPHNIEAYLTATYGDWQALPPADKRYTHAPEVLDFGDGINVVEAAKKQS; from the coding sequence ATGGAAACCACACCCTATCCTGGCGATTCTCTAGATCGTCTCCATCATGAGTTGCTGGAAATGCTCAAAGTCTTTGACCAGGCCTGCAAAGATGCGCACCTCACCTACTTCATCGAGGGAGGCACGGCCCTAGGGGCCCTTCGCCATGGCGGCTTTATCCCCTGGGATGACGACGTAGACGTGTCTATGCCCACCGATGACTACACCCGCATGCTGGAAGTGCTCCCCCGCTACTTGCCGGAGGACTATTCCCTTCATACCTGGAAAAATACCCCCCACTACACCCGCCTGTGGGCGACGCTTTGGAAAGACGGGACTCGCTTTCAAGACAGCGTGGCAGTAGAGGCCGGCATGGAGCAGGGCATCTTCTTAGACATCTTCCGCCTGGTGCGCCTGGATCGCGACCCTGGCATCGCCGCCCGCCAGCGGCGCCGCCTGCTCTTCTGGCAGCGCATGGCCTACCTCAAGTATCTGGCTCATCCCCACAACGTGCCCAACCGCGCGCTGGAGCTGGCCTGCGAGGCAGCTCACGGCGTAGTACGCCACATGTCCATGGCCTACATCGCCCAGATGTTCGAGCGTGCCTGCCACACGGAGAACCCCGGTGACCTTATGGTGGACGCCACCTATGCCGACTACGAGCCCATTCCCGCCCAGGACCTGCTGCCCCCGGTTCCCATCAAGTTCGAGGGCGTCGAGCTTATGGGCCCCCACAACATCGAGGCCTACCTCACTGCCACCTATGGCGACTGGCAGGCGCTTCCCCCTGCCGACAAACGCTACACCCATGCACCGGAAGTCTTGGATTTTGGCGACGGCATCAACGTGGTGGAGGCTGCCAAGAAGCAGTCCTAG
- a CDS encoding glycosyltransferase family 4 protein, with amino-acid sequence MASTHAYVIFSAQYLPSMGGVENFTASLAKELASQGHRVTVVTSQVPNTSSREDTQGFEVVRLPAYQLLNGRLPITHRTAAYERIWDYLLELPCDRVLVNTRFYPHSLEGLRYAEAKGVPAVVLEHGSAPLTLGNPLADHAISAYEKVITRLGARYEPRYAGISLAACRWLAAEFHIRTQRVIPNAIDAVAFRAQASSRDLRALASVEPQDFVAAFIGRFVAEKGVLTCLGVAECLPQVSFVFAGSGPLDDEVRERCSKLSNATYVGRLDKADVSALLFQADCWVSPTLSEGMPTSLLEAGAWGTLPVISPVGGVEDVLGPDGGPGELCSLEAGSVQAALERLAALSPEDRQARSDEFRHRVETAFTWADSARALDKAFE; translated from the coding sequence ATGGCCTCAACCCATGCCTACGTGATCTTTTCGGCTCAATATCTTCCATCCATGGGAGGTGTCGAGAATTTCACTGCCTCCTTGGCCAAAGAGCTCGCCTCCCAGGGCCACCGAGTGACCGTAGTCACCTCTCAGGTGCCCAACACGTCGAGCCGCGAAGACACCCAGGGCTTCGAGGTGGTGAGGCTTCCTGCCTATCAACTGCTTAACGGCCGCCTGCCTATCACCCACCGCACGGCAGCCTACGAGCGCATTTGGGACTACCTGCTGGAGCTTCCCTGCGATCGCGTGTTGGTGAACACGCGCTTTTACCCCCACTCGCTGGAGGGCCTTCGCTACGCAGAGGCAAAGGGCGTCCCTGCGGTGGTGCTTGAGCATGGGTCGGCGCCCCTTACCTTGGGAAACCCCCTGGCAGACCACGCTATCTCTGCCTACGAGAAGGTTATCACCCGCCTAGGTGCTCGCTATGAGCCTCGTTATGCAGGTATTTCGCTGGCTGCGTGCCGCTGGCTTGCCGCAGAATTTCATATCCGCACTCAGCGAGTGATTCCCAACGCCATTGATGCCGTAGCTTTTAGAGCCCAGGCTTCCAGCCGCGACCTTCGTGCCCTGGCATCGGTTGAGCCCCAGGATTTTGTGGCGGCGTTTATCGGCCGTTTTGTAGCCGAGAAAGGCGTGCTTACCTGCCTGGGTGTGGCTGAGTGCCTGCCGCAGGTCTCCTTTGTGTTTGCGGGATCGGGGCCTTTGGACGATGAGGTGCGCGAGCGCTGCAGCAAGCTTTCTAACGCCACCTATGTGGGGCGCCTGGATAAGGCTGACGTGTCGGCCCTGCTCTTCCAGGCTGACTGCTGGGTGTCGCCTACCCTGTCGGAGGGTATGCCTACCTCGCTTTTGGAGGCGGGAGCCTGGGGAACGCTGCCGGTCATAAGCCCTGTGGGCGGTGTAGAAGATGTGCTGGGCCCAGATGGCGGCCCTGGGGAGCTTTGCAGCTTGGAAGCAGGCTCTGTGCAGGCGGCTTTGGAGCGTCTGGCGGCATTGAGTCCAGAGGATCGTCAAGCCCGTTCTGATGAGTTCCGCCATCGAGTAGAAACCGCGTTTACCTGGGCAGACTCCGCTCGTGCCCTGGATAAAGCCTTCGAATAA
- the amrA gene encoding AmmeMemoRadiSam system protein A: MPLTQAFAVPHPPLIIPQVGQGREKAIQATIDAYDAVGKAIAQDAPDTVVISSPHAPLYGDYLQISTGEGAYGSFASFGAPQVTASIDYDQEMVSTLCDAAQAAGLAAGPLGRQNPELDHATLIPVYFIQKHWPANKPAPRYVRLSLSGLSPKDHYRLGELVRQAAQELDRSMVFVASGDLSHKLADEGPYGFAPEGPEFDALVCESFESADFLRLLLVSPDFAERAGECGLRSFQIMAGALDATPLDASLMSYEGPYGVGYAVASFTPDGSAGSAPERAFGKDYDTARRAELEDIAAHEDTYCALARLSLESAVRGQGAPSDAAAQAIVAAKDASQASLEALELPGACFVSLKKDGRLRGCIGTLSPVQPNLAAEIMANAISAALHDPRFSPVTPEELPELIYDVDVLSQPEPVSSTLELDCTRYGVIVSTSDGRRGVLLPDLAGVDSVDEQLSIAASKGGIDLSRDRVSIQRFQVVRHV; this comes from the coding sequence ATGCCGTTGACTCAAGCGTTTGCCGTGCCCCATCCCCCTCTCATCATCCCTCAGGTTGGCCAAGGCCGAGAAAAGGCCATCCAAGCCACCATCGACGCATACGACGCCGTAGGCAAAGCCATCGCCCAGGACGCCCCTGACACCGTTGTCATCTCCAGTCCCCACGCCCCGCTCTACGGCGACTACCTGCAGATATCTACCGGAGAGGGCGCATACGGCTCCTTTGCCTCCTTTGGCGCCCCTCAGGTGACTGCCTCCATCGACTACGACCAAGAGATGGTCTCAACCCTCTGCGACGCCGCCCAGGCGGCCGGCCTTGCCGCAGGGCCGCTAGGGCGCCAGAATCCCGAGCTCGACCACGCTACGCTCATCCCGGTCTACTTCATTCAGAAGCATTGGCCTGCCAACAAACCCGCCCCTCGCTACGTGCGCCTCTCCCTCTCCGGGCTCTCGCCCAAAGACCACTACCGCCTGGGCGAGCTGGTGCGCCAGGCAGCCCAGGAGCTTGACCGCTCCATGGTTTTTGTGGCCAGCGGCGACCTCTCCCACAAGCTGGCAGACGAGGGGCCCTACGGCTTTGCTCCCGAGGGCCCGGAGTTCGACGCCCTGGTGTGCGAGTCCTTTGAGTCGGCGGACTTCTTGCGCCTGCTCTTGGTGAGCCCCGACTTTGCCGAGCGCGCCGGCGAATGCGGCCTGCGCTCCTTCCAAATCATGGCAGGCGCTCTGGACGCCACGCCCCTAGACGCCAGTCTCATGTCCTACGAGGGACCCTACGGCGTGGGTTATGCAGTGGCTTCCTTCACCCCTGATGGCTCCGCAGGCTCCGCCCCCGAGCGCGCTTTTGGGAAGGACTACGACACCGCCCGCCGTGCCGAGCTCGAAGACATCGCCGCCCATGAAGACACCTACTGCGCGCTGGCGCGCCTGTCGCTGGAGAGCGCGGTGCGCGGCCAGGGCGCTCCGTCCGACGCCGCAGCCCAGGCCATCGTCGCCGCCAAGGACGCTTCTCAGGCAAGCCTGGAAGCCCTTGAGCTCCCCGGCGCTTGCTTTGTATCCCTTAAAAAGGATGGCCGGTTGCGCGGCTGCATAGGTACCCTCTCCCCCGTTCAACCCAACCTGGCCGCCGAGATCATGGCCAATGCCATCTCTGCCGCCCTCCACGACCCCCGCTTCTCGCCGGTCACCCCAGAGGAGCTGCCCGAGCTGATCTACGACGTAGACGTCCTTTCTCAGCCCGAGCCCGTCTCCTCCACCTTGGAGCTGGACTGCACTCGTTACGGCGTCATCGTCTCCACCTCCGACGGCCGCCGCGGCGTCCTGCTCCCTGACCTGGCCGGCGTCGACTCCGTGGACGAGCAACTCTCCATCGCCGCCTCCAAGGGAGGCATCGACCTGTCTCGCGACCGCGTCTCCATCCAGCGCTTCCAGGTGGTGCGCCATGTTTAG
- a CDS encoding YcxB family protein produces MAKKKHPSHPLPAGVPAGSLFVNETTLTNDQVKEACRLTVSPTLRVFYFGCGILIGVAAVLARVFWHISGLTCALVLLVGLMTVWQGNRLPLDNARRMIAALDRAGEKARQRTTYATEKELGVILSDGTRRTFGWSEFSRAVATPRLICLTLAKGSLIFMLDTQGFTKGDAAGFIQFLATHVSEPPRNAVARACDKICSTLDSWSTVQAAQKERDAAKKQARQARKAQRREGSKKDAS; encoded by the coding sequence ATGGCAAAAAAGAAGCATCCTTCTCATCCGCTGCCAGCCGGCGTGCCGGCAGGCTCCCTCTTTGTGAACGAGACCACCCTCACCAACGACCAGGTCAAGGAAGCCTGCAGGCTCACGGTCTCCCCCACGCTCCGAGTGTTCTACTTTGGCTGCGGCATCCTTATAGGCGTTGCTGCGGTGCTGGCCCGCGTCTTTTGGCATATCTCGGGGCTGACCTGCGCGCTGGTGCTGCTCGTGGGCCTCATGACAGTGTGGCAGGGCAACCGGCTTCCTCTAGACAACGCCCGCCGCATGATCGCCGCGCTGGATCGTGCCGGCGAAAAAGCCCGCCAGCGCACCACCTATGCCACCGAGAAGGAATTGGGTGTCATCTTGAGCGACGGCACTCGTCGCACCTTTGGGTGGAGCGAGTTCAGCCGCGCGGTGGCCACCCCTCGCCTCATCTGCCTCACTCTGGCCAAAGGGTCGCTCATCTTCATGTTGGACACCCAGGGCTTTACCAAAGGCGACGCCGCAGGGTTCATTCAGTTTTTGGCCACCCATGTGAGCGAGCCCCCTCGAAACGCAGTGGCTCGCGCCTGCGACAAGATCTGCTCTACGCTGGATTCTTGGAGCACCGTCCAGGCTGCTCAAAAAGAACGCGACGCCGCCAAAAAGCAGGCGCGCCAAGCCCGCAAAGCCCAGCGCAGAGAAGGCTCCAAAAAGGACGCCTCCTAA
- a CDS encoding sulfatase-like hydrolase/transferase, with translation MNKQLRRPFVWLFDGLFVCVLATLYLACFATPAQAYVDPSVVTYTIQALAGVAVALSAVLGVVWRRLRKRLYKALNIDENRDKVHDPVVHEVNPASDEGQQLLREASRKALEDEKLVGPHKPQNLRWAPRFVLSLLAWGCLIYSLGVVTPLSMMASSLDSFIFGLDVVTPALLVFAATLWLALSVLTSLVRGRAFTVVAALIGALSVAVFVQGSFMNVGLPVADGKEVVWGNFLQITLVSSLVWVALMVAAVAWALFSAKTLKAAVVILSIVLVGVQSGVLVSSLQQAEGDLASMGAPDTLWTGRPMVTTQDRDTVSEGHNVVMFVLDTVDNGYFDQVLAQYPGIVDDYTGFTHYANCSGMMIPTRYAMADLVTGYCLTDEDDAYGTSVISSWYAAENLVDAMKDNGYSVDIYSTDMPQGTSSLQGRVDNIHELETQPGFWPTVSSLWKMSLYRSAPWALKPPFWFYSGDIANDILGNATGDTPFILDDAQYLEDLKENGLAFEENEDVTSRGTYKLIHMMGSHYPVTLDDQGRRVPEQDTDVVKQTRGALLAVEQYMDELKRLDIYDETTIIVTADHGYWYLADEIDGPTSPFLLVKPAEDAAQAAEPMKTSWAPVSQHDLAATLLKAMGDPSYHEWGTPVDEVPEDQPRTRYYDATSVADYHDYYAIKEWAIDGDVRDWDAWTETGKEWPIVD, from the coding sequence ATGAATAAGCAGCTAAGGCGTCCTTTTGTCTGGCTCTTCGACGGCCTCTTTGTGTGTGTGCTGGCCACGCTCTATCTGGCCTGCTTTGCCACGCCGGCCCAAGCCTACGTGGATCCCTCGGTAGTGACCTATACCATCCAGGCGCTGGCAGGTGTGGCGGTGGCACTCTCTGCGGTGTTGGGCGTGGTATGGCGCCGTCTGCGCAAGCGCCTCTATAAGGCATTGAACATCGACGAGAACCGCGACAAGGTCCATGACCCTGTGGTTCATGAGGTGAATCCGGCTTCCGATGAGGGCCAGCAACTGCTGCGCGAAGCCAGCCGCAAAGCCTTGGAGGATGAGAAGCTGGTAGGCCCTCATAAGCCTCAGAACCTGCGCTGGGCTCCTCGCTTCGTGCTGTCGCTTTTGGCTTGGGGCTGCCTTATCTATTCGCTGGGCGTGGTGACTCCGCTTTCCATGATGGCCAGCAGTCTGGACAGCTTCATCTTTGGCCTGGACGTGGTAACCCCTGCGCTGCTGGTGTTTGCCGCGACGCTCTGGCTAGCCCTCTCTGTTCTGACCTCCCTGGTGAGGGGTAGGGCCTTTACCGTGGTGGCCGCTCTTATCGGCGCTCTTTCGGTGGCAGTGTTTGTCCAAGGCAGCTTTATGAACGTAGGCTTGCCTGTGGCCGACGGCAAAGAGGTGGTATGGGGAAACTTCCTCCAGATCACCTTGGTAAGCTCGCTGGTATGGGTGGCCTTGATGGTGGCAGCGGTGGCCTGGGCGCTCTTTAGCGCCAAGACGCTTAAGGCAGCGGTGGTGATTCTCTCTATCGTGCTGGTGGGCGTGCAGTCGGGGGTGCTGGTGAGCAGCCTGCAGCAAGCCGAGGGCGACCTTGCGTCCATGGGTGCCCCCGACACCCTTTGGACCGGCCGCCCCATGGTCACCACTCAAGATCGAGACACGGTGTCAGAAGGACACAACGTGGTGATGTTCGTTCTGGACACGGTGGACAACGGCTATTTTGACCAAGTGCTTGCCCAATACCCTGGCATCGTGGACGACTATACCGGCTTCACTCACTACGCCAACTGCTCCGGTATGATGATCCCTACGCGCTATGCCATGGCAGACCTGGTGACCGGCTATTGCCTTACCGACGAGGACGACGCCTACGGCACCAGCGTCATCTCATCCTGGTATGCGGCGGAGAACCTGGTGGATGCCATGAAAGACAACGGCTATAGCGTGGACATCTACTCCACCGACATGCCCCAGGGCACCTCCTCGCTGCAGGGGCGCGTGGACAACATCCATGAGCTGGAGACCCAGCCTGGCTTTTGGCCCACAGTGTCCTCCCTCTGGAAGATGTCGCTTTACCGCTCAGCCCCTTGGGCTCTAAAGCCGCCTTTCTGGTTCTACTCCGGCGACATCGCCAACGACATTTTGGGCAATGCCACAGGGGACACCCCCTTTATCCTGGATGATGCGCAATACCTGGAGGACCTCAAAGAGAACGGCCTTGCCTTTGAGGAAAACGAGGACGTCACCTCCCGGGGCACCTACAAGCTCATCCACATGATGGGTTCCCACTATCCGGTGACCCTCGATGATCAGGGCCGGCGCGTGCCCGAGCAAGACACCGATGTGGTCAAGCAGACCCGCGGCGCGTTGCTGGCGGTGGAGCAATACATGGACGAGTTAAAGCGCCTAGACATCTATGATGAAACCACCATCATCGTCACGGCAGATCACGGATACTGGTATCTGGCTGACGAAATCGATGGCCCCACCAGCCCCTTCTTGCTGGTGAAGCCCGCAGAAGATGCGGCCCAAGCCGCCGAGCCCATGAAGACTTCCTGGGCCCCTGTAAGCCAGCATGACCTGGCAGCCACTCTTCTCAAGGCTATGGGCGATCCCAGCTATCATGAATGGGGCACGCCGGTGGACGAGGTGCCAGAAGACCAGCCACGCACCCGCTACTACGATGCCACCTCCGTGGCTGACTACCACGATTACTACGCTATCAAAGAGTGGGCTATCGACGGCGATGTACGCGACTGGGATGCCTGGACAGAGACGGGCAAAGAGTGGCCCATCGTGGATTAG